Proteins encoded within one genomic window of Ovis aries strain OAR_USU_Benz2616 breed Rambouillet chromosome 1, ARS-UI_Ramb_v3.0, whole genome shotgun sequence:
- the C1H21orf140 gene encoding uncharacterized protein C21orf140 homolog yields MPHFAKPLLRNIITRNLFNSIKKKQCLQYLQTLRTLQYDGFTTVYFGETDIPESLVTGEDFSDGYYMPTPTWCVVHAGGSQGWVPWKYRMFLRDELCIKQEDNLFFEFCDVVKKAYGKCAVVVKERRRQDETRPKEGKETEAQAHVPSVVNLTSVTCCPEVAKSYGHKLLTLPSPYNYLNPLDSAWSSLKWFIINNRKEFCLQSVDGAYSYQYLLFSDLISKGVERINLSKWRTITNKVRRWENYYLGKFS; encoded by the coding sequence ATGCCTCACTTTGCAAAACCTCTTTTGAGAAACATCATTACCAGAAATCTATTCAATAGCATCAAGAAGAAGCAATGTCTCCAGTATTTGCAAACACTGAGAACACTGCAATACGATGGGTTTACAACAGTATATTTTGGGGAAACTGATATCCCTGAGAGTCTTGTAACTGGGGAAGATTTTAGTGATGGTTATTACATGCCAACTCCAACCTGGTGTGTTGTGCACGCTGGTGGTAGTCAAGGATGGGTGCCGTGGAAATATCGAATGTTCCTAAGGGATGAGTTATGCATCAAACAGGAAGACAACCTCTTCTTTGAGTTCTGTGATGTGGTAAAGAAGGCCTATGGCAAGTGCGCCGTTGTGGTCAAAGAGAGAAGGCGGCAGGACGAGACGAGGCCGAAGGAGGGCAAAGAGACTGAGGCCCAGGCCCATGTCCCCTCGGTGGTCAACTTAACAAGTGTCACATGTTGTCCTGAGGTAGCCAAGTCCTATGGCCATAAACTACTCACTCTGCCTTCTCCTTACAATTACCTGAACCCTTTAGACTCAGCCTGGTCTTCTCTGAAATGGTTCATCATCAATAACAGGAAGGAGTTTTGTCTGCAGTCTGTGGATGGTGCCTATTCTTACCAGTATCTACTCTTCAGTGATTTAATCAGCAAAGGAGTTGAAAGGATAAACCTTAGCAAATGGAGGACAATAACTAACAAAGTACGGAGATGGGAAAATTACTATCTTGGTAAATTTTCTTAA